Genomic window (Granulicella arctica):
TCGGCGACCCGCGCAAAGCTGTAGCCATGGATGTTGAAGCCTATAGGAGCAATGAAGACATCCCTGGTGGATTCATGATCTCTGGGCTTGTCTACGACGTTGCAACAGGGTTGATCGAAGTCGTCGTGCCTCCAAGCCGACTCCGCTTGGGTGCGTAGGGTCAAGCCCGCGCCCATCGGATTCGACCTTAGCCCTCCTTCCAAACCCTAAATCAGCAACGCGTAAGTGATTCTGATTCCCAAGATCGCGTGAGGCGAGCCATGAATTCTGATCAGGTAAGCAAGCGTAGTACAGCATCTGACGAGGACACAAAGCTGATCCTGGTCACCGGGGCAACAGGCGACACTGGACGGCCAACGGTGAAGCTCCTCCTAGAGAGAGGTCACCGAGTAAGAGCATTGGCGCGCAAACAAGATGCGCGCTCGAGAGCACTTCAGGAGCTTGGCGCCGACGTTGTCTTTGGCGACATGTTGATGATTGGGGACATCAGGGCTGCGCTGAAGGGTGTCAGGAGTGCCTATTTCGTCTATCCTCTGGCGCACGGACAAGTTGAGGCCTCGGTAATCTTTGCCAAGGCCGCGGAAGAAGAAGGACTGGAACTCGTCGTAAACATGTCCCATAAGCAATCTCGGCCTTTCGCGAGAAGCCAAGCAACGATGGCTCATTGGCTTTCGGAGCAAGTTTTTGACTGGTCAGGAATACCCGTAACGCACCTCCGGATTACGTTCTTCGCCGAATGGATACTTTACATCTCCGCCCTTATCCGCAAGGGGCGTTATGTCGTTCCGTTCGATGGGGAAAGCCGGTTTGCTCCCATCGCGTCAAGCGATATTGCGCGGATCGTGGTCGGTCTACTTGAGAATCCAGCGAAACACGTCGGGCAGGCCCTATCCCTACACGGGCCCGTTGAATATAGCCATGTCGAGCTTGCGGCCCTTATCGCGCGGGTCCTCGAAAAAGACGTTCGATTCGAACAAGTCTCTACTCCCGAGTTCCTTGAGTTGCTTGGCATTCCGAACGACACCGCAAAGGGAGCGCACTTCGAGGCGGTGAAGATTGATCAGCAGGAGGGACTTCTCAGCGGGACCGACAGCCTAGGATCGGAGATCGCCGGCGGCCCACTCATGACGATGGAAGAGTTCGTTGCAAACCATCGTGCGCATCTGACGTGAACTGCGCAGATTCAGACGCATACCTCAGACCGCCAGCCCAGGTCGGTAAGGTTGTCATCACGTTGTGAAGGTCCATAAGGCTGAGCCATCTAACGGAACCGACACTCTGTCAGGTGCTAAGCGGGTTGCTAGTGATAAACCTATGACGGAAAAGAAGACCCGAGGCCGTCAGCGTAGCAGTGAATCGCAGGAGGCGATTCTCAAGGCGACTGCCGAACTGCTGACAGAAAAGCCTCTTCGAGATGTCACCATCGAATTTATTGCCACTAAGGCGGGCGTGGGAAAGGTGACTATCTACAGGTGGTGGCCCACCAAGGCCTATATCGCGCTGGACGCCTATCTGAGAATACTTGCCAAGCACATAACGGTGCCGGATACGGGCGACATAAAGACAGATCTCACAACATTGCTTCGCTACAGCATGAATTTAGCGGCTATGCCAGAGTAGTCTGCCCATCTTGGCTTAATACCTCTTGCTCCTCTGTCCTATGGAACATGCGTCGACCGGTTAGAGAGCGAATAATTTGCACCAGCCATCTCATCGGACCGCAATGGGTGACCGGGGTTCTTCCGTGTGCCTACCGAATGTAGGCGGTTGAGAGCGATGGTCTGCTTGTTCTTAGCTGCCCATACATGGAGAGGCATCAGCGCACCGCGTAGGGTCTGGCCCAGTTCCGTCAATTCGTAATCGACACGGGGCGGCACGGAGGGAAACAGTGTGCGTGTGACGATGCCATCGGCCTCCAGGCGTTTCAGCGTCATCGTAAGCATTCTTTGCGAGATCCCACTGACACGCCGCTGAATTTCGTTGTAGCGCAGCGAGCCTTTCGACAATGCCCCAACGGCCATAATGGTCCATTTGTCTCCGACGCTGGCAAGCACATCGGCTAGACCCTTGCAATCGGTGGGAGAGAGGGAGCCGTCAGGAACAGAAATGTTCGTTTCGCTCAAAATAGTGCCTCCTTGTGCAGCTTTCGCATACATCCCATACTAGCCCTACGAACAGATTGTTCGCGTTATACTCACGAACTTCCGGCCTGAGCGAACGAAAGGACATGATATGCAGACATTCGCCAGCACCTCCGTAGACGCTGCAATACAAGCCCAGGTCCAGAACTCTGTCGTGAAGTCACAACGGCGGAACAAAATCATCTACTGGACATTAACACTCGTCATGTTCCTGCCGGCGACCGCGGGAGCGGTCGTCGAAGCATTCACCCATGGACCGGCGAGCATCGTGAAGATCATGATTGCCCTTGGGTATCCGCTCTACCTCATGAAGCCCTTGGGGGTAGCGAAGATCTTCGGAGGAATCGCGACCTCACGGGCAAGCTGCCCAGGATGAAGGAGTGGGCTTATGCGGGTTTCTCGTTCGACTTCCTTGGTGCAACGGCGTCGCACCTCATTACGGGAGACGTGGCGTATGCGCTCTTCCCGTTCGTCTTCTTTCTGGTTCTCTTGGTGTCGTACACCTTGTGGCATAAAACGGCGGCAACTCCGCTGCCATTTGATGACCGGGAAGCTCATGCCTAACCATAGCTGCCACGTTTTCATAATTGTTGGCCCTTTTCCTCGATGAGAGGAAAACGGCGAAACACGAAAGGACAAAGAATATGCCAAAGCTTCTAGTTGTTGAGGCAAGCCCACGGGGAGAGTACTCGATCTCCCGCAATCTGACAGTGAATTTCGTAGAGCAATGGAAAGCCGCGCATCCGGGAGGCGAGATTGTGGAACGCGATCTCGCGAAGATGGATCTGCCCTACGTGAATCTGCCTTGGTTGGGCGCGAGCTTAACCCCAATCGAACAGCACAGCCCAGAGATGAAAGAAGTCCTTCAGGTGTCGAACGAGCTTGTGGCCGAATTGGTGGCCGCGGATCACATCGCCATCAGCACCCCGGTCTACAACTACAACATTCCTGCAAACCTCAAGTCTTACGTGGACCACATCGTACGCAAAGGTCTAACGCTGGGCATGAAGGGCGAGGGCCTGCTTCACAACAAGAAGTGCACGGTCCTGATGGCCTCGGGTGGCGTCTACACCGA
Coding sequences:
- a CDS encoding FMN-dependent NADH-azoreductase, coding for MPKLLVVEASPRGEYSISRNLTVNFVEQWKAAHPGGEIVERDLAKMDLPYVNLPWLGASLTPIEQHSPEMKEVLQVSNELVAELVAADHIAISTPVYNYNIPANLKSYVDHIVRKGLTLGMKGEGLLHNKKCTVLMASGGVYTEGSPIRDRDIATTYLRLILKVIGIEDVTVVAAGGSKVVDLGEKSRAEFLQAFEPAVVSAAQM
- a CDS encoding winged helix-turn-helix transcriptional regulator, with the translated sequence MSETNISVPDGSLSPTDCKGLADVLASVGDKWTIMAVGALSKGSLRYNEIQRRVSGISQRMLTMTLKRLEADGIVTRTLFPSVPPRVDYELTELGQTLRGALMPLHVWAAKNKQTIALNRLHSVGTRKNPGHPLRSDEMAGANYSLSNRSTHVP
- a CDS encoding DoxX family protein is translated as MKEWAYAGFSFDFLGATASHLITGDVAYALFPFVFFLVLLVSYTLWHKTAATPLPFDDREAHA
- a CDS encoding NmrA family NAD(P)-binding protein, which gives rise to MNSDQVSKRSTASDEDTKLILVTGATGDTGRPTVKLLLERGHRVRALARKQDARSRALQELGADVVFGDMLMIGDIRAALKGVRSAYFVYPLAHGQVEASVIFAKAAEEEGLELVVNMSHKQSRPFARSQATMAHWLSEQVFDWSGIPVTHLRITFFAEWILYISALIRKGRYVVPFDGESRFAPIASSDIARIVVGLLENPAKHVGQALSLHGPVEYSHVELAALIARVLEKDVRFEQVSTPEFLELLGIPNDTAKGAHFEAVKIDQQEGLLSGTDSLGSEIAGGPLMTMEEFVANHRAHLT
- a CDS encoding TetR/AcrR family transcriptional regulator — encoded protein: MTEKKTRGRQRSSESQEAILKATAELLTEKPLRDVTIEFIATKAGVGKVTIYRWWPTKAYIALDAYLRILAKHITVPDTGDIKTDLTTLLRYSMNLAAMPE